One Mycobacteroides salmoniphilum DNA segment encodes these proteins:
- a CDS encoding CPBP family intramembrane glutamic endopeptidase, protein MARTRVWVLAVALVAWPALLERFPQRWRPLIGAGMSTALAAGAGTPLGLRQPRLGAGLRLGAVVASAVAVAVGVSPALKPVRTSMRERDIGLHPAAWLGLHIPVGTVWSEELAFRGVVQPLAAEACGQRLGGVVQAVAFGLAHIRPAHAAGDSVPATVLVTGLFGWLLGWLRERSGSVAAPILAHLALNEAGALAALAVQRTKRGPL, encoded by the coding sequence ATCGCTCGCACCCGAGTCTGGGTCCTGGCTGTTGCGCTCGTCGCGTGGCCGGCGCTGTTGGAACGGTTCCCGCAACGTTGGCGTCCACTGATTGGGGCGGGTATGAGCACCGCCCTCGCCGCCGGCGCGGGGACACCGCTCGGGCTCCGGCAACCCCGACTGGGGGCCGGTCTGCGTCTGGGGGCAGTGGTCGCATCGGCCGTTGCCGTCGCGGTCGGTGTCTCACCAGCGCTGAAGCCGGTGCGCACCTCGATGCGGGAGCGCGATATCGGTCTTCATCCTGCGGCCTGGCTGGGGTTGCACATTCCGGTGGGCACGGTGTGGTCGGAGGAGCTCGCGTTCCGCGGGGTAGTGCAGCCGCTGGCGGCCGAGGCATGCGGCCAGAGGCTGGGTGGTGTGGTGCAGGCGGTGGCTTTCGGGCTTGCTCATATCCGGCCCGCCCACGCCGCGGGAGACTCCGTCCCGGCGACGGTGCTGGTCACTGGCTTGTTTGGCTGGCTGTTGGGCTGGCTGCGCGAGCGATCGGGGAGCGTGGCCGCGCCAATACTGGCTCACCTGGCCCTCAACGAGGCCGGTGCGCTGGCCGCATTGGCCGTGCAACGGACGAAACGCGGGCCGCTGTGA